In Miscanthus floridulus cultivar M001 chromosome 19, ASM1932011v1, whole genome shotgun sequence, the DNA window AGCTCCGCGAGGGCGCGCTGCTGCGCATGCTGACCACGTGCAAGCACTACTTCCACGCGGAGTGCGTCGACGTGTGGCTGCTGTCGCACGCCATGTGCCCGGTGTGCCGGGGGAGCCCGGGCCCTGAGAAAGTCCGCCTGGGCGTGGCGCCTCTGTTGCCGCCGCTCCCACAGCTGCGCCGGTTCggggaggtggcggtggcggtgtcgGTGTCGCCCGAGGGAGGCGAGACGTCGGGAGCCAAGAACGCCTCATCCAGGTCGCCGTCTCCAGTCAGGTCCCCCATGCATTTTGAACTTATGGTTGCTAATTTGGCAATGTCACCATCGCCGACTCGTTCAAGAACGCCGGACAGCCGAATGTGCAGGACAAGAACACCTTCTCCGGCAACGTTGGAGTCGCACGACGTCGGAGTGTAGAGCTCGCAAAAAAGTACTTGGTTTTAAACTTTCCAGGCTAGTTTTTTCTATGCTTCAGTATGCCCCGCAAAATTGTCATGCAGATGCAGATGAGTTCATGTATTCTTCCAGATAACAACCAACTGAGATTCTGTTGACTGACATGACAAGAAGCTGGTCCTACCACCGAACACACATTCCTTGCTTCCTCTGTTCCGGTGCTTAGGCTTGTTtagattctaagttttttcactttctcttcatcacatcaaatttttgacacatgtatggaatattaaatgtagataaaaaaataactaattacacagtttgattgtaaattacgagacgaatcttttaagcctagttaggccatgattggacaataattgtcaaatacaaacgaaagtgctaaaataccaaatactgattcctaacagcGATCTAAACAATGCCTTACTCTGTCCTAGCCCCACGTCATATCATGTACAGACTTTAGGGGATTTGGATTTGAGCCACACCCTGCCACGTCATCGTTTCCCACTATGGTGTTTGCATAGGTTAATGTGAAAGCTTAGGCTACCACAAAAGCTTCAGACTCAGTTTCTACCATAAATTGTGGTGTTCGATTTCTCTGCTAGGTGCTGATGCCATGACTTGCCCTAACTGAATTATGGCAAAGTGTGGCGTATAATCAATCAAGCTCGTTCATTTCTTGCTATTACGGTCTGAAGGTGAACCATGGCTATTCAGACTCTGAGCTCAATCCCATAGCTTATGGTCTTACAAGAAGCTATGCAAATTCACGCTAAGCCTTACAAAAGATTGAGTGTCTATAGATTATACAATCCTCCGTATGTTCTGGGTGCTGCTGGTTCGCATCCGATGACTGCTAAGATTTACTTGACACAAAAGTTTAGTTGAGTCAAATTCATACACTATAATATTAACTCCAGCAGGCTACCTAAATAGAGCCCCTACTATGTTTTTTAGTagtagaaaaaaaatcaagttACATCAGGCTACCTACTCGGCCAAGAACGCCTTCTCCGGCAACGTTGGAGTCGCACGACGTCGGAGTGTAGAGCTGGCAAAAATGTACTTGGTTTTACACTTTTCAGCCTAGAATTTTGTATGCTTTATTCTGCCCAGCGAATTTGTCATGCAGATGCAGATGAGTTTGAGTTCATGTATTATTCCCCATAACAAATTAACAAGCAACTGAGATTTTGTTTGACTGACATGACAAGAAGTCGATCCTACCACCGAACACATTCATTTCATCCTCTCTTCCAGCGCTTACTCTGCTCTACTAAtcctcgcccccccccccccccccccgccccccccccccccccccccccccccccccgatgtcACTTCAAATCATCTATACAGTGTCGGGCAACGTAATATGACTAAGATTTGCTTGACAGAAAAGTTCAGTTGAGCCAAAACCGTGCACCGTAATGGACTCAAACATCCTAATTTTCATCTGCACCAATACACGGCCACGCTAATTAGCGAACGATCACTGATTGGAAATTGGGGGAACGATCCGACAGCATATTAATTTCCATTCTCAGGGAGGCGTGTCGGGCACTTTATTATTTTGGCATAGGCTCTCATGCAAATGGACATTAATTAATTTCTCTCATCAGTCACCTTCCTTCTCATTTTCAATGGATGTGACATGTGACGTCACCTGACATAAGTTACCAAAAAGCGAAATATTTACTTTAAACTACTCTAACTTTTGAACGGTGTATCCATTTTTAATTCAATCTGCACCAGTGTGTTCTACGTGATGAAATGAATAAAATTAGACCCCACTTACATTTGTTTCAAAGAATTTTATTCTTGTATCAATTTATACGTACTAACATATAACATATAACTTATGTACACAAAGTTATGAAACACAACTTATGCACAAAAGTTATTAAACACAAAAGaacgaattaacttataacttatgccAAACTTGAAAACACCAAAGTTATTAAATACAAAAGGaacgaattaacttataacttataccAAAGCTTGGAAACACAAAAGCTATGAAACACAACTTATGTACAAAAGTTATCAAACACAACTTGTGTACGTAAGTTATTCTATGCAACTTATGTACATAATTTATTGTATACAATTTATACACATAACTTATTCTATATAAGTTGTGCAacttacatacaaaatttggatgTATGTTTAACTTATGGAGACAGAGACAAAAATTCTGCTGCACAACTTAAACTAGTTCAAAAGAAGTGAAAAAATTACAAAATggtaaaaaaagaaacaaaaaaaaaaagaaaaaacatctAGAATTAGTCGACGAGggcagaagagagagaaaaagaagagaaacctACGTTGTGAAGAGGTCCGATTAGGCAGACATGCCCGTTCACTCGTCGTTCGTTGCTTCGTTGCGCAAGAATCGAGTGAACGCTCGTGATATTGGATTTGGGACCAATACACCATAATTGTGCTTAAAGATACACAGTAAAATTGACTCTGACTTTCCGTGTAAAGTAGCTGTAATTTCAGCACAAGCTAACTGCAATTGTGGTATTGAATAGACATTGACGTGTGGGACCTACACGTAGGGTGAGAAAACAAAACAAGAGAAAGCAAGATCTGACGGACAACAGAAACCAGGACACAGGTGACATCAGTGGGCAAAAATAAAGATTGCGTGCGGACAGCCCCAAAACACAAGGTTGTTTGTTCGATTTTTCTGTTAAAAAAGAATACATGCATGAGTTGCCTTCGAACCACTACGGGGTTGACTTCGACACAGGCTGTGTTTAGTTAACCAAATTTAGAAATTTGGTTACggtaacactttcgtttttatttaacaattagtattcaatcatggactaattaggcttaaaatgttcgtctcgcgattttcaaccaaactgtgcaattagtttttttcgtctacatttaatgctccatgcacgtatcgcaagattcgatgtgatggctactgtatcactttttagaaaactttttgggaactaaacatggcctgaaCTATTCACTATTCTAGGATCACCAATCATGCCCGCACCCTGAATGATAGATCGATCGATGTGAAGCCCGGCAGTTCGACGACTAAACTACACACAGAGGACAAAAGAACACCAGCAAGTCAGCAACAACTCAACATAATTATCCAGTTAGTCTGTATGAACAATTGAACACCAGTAACATGCAGTTTACAAGGTTATCATATGATATTTAGCACGCAACGTCATGTCTTCTTAACCCAGGCCGAGTCCAGCTAGCGACCCAACTGCAAATCTATCATGCACTTGGCATGCATGCGGCGCACACATCCCCTTTCATGCCTCCGTCTAAACCTCACGTCAACCACAGCTCAATGATTTGATCGGTTCCCAGCGACATGTCGTCTCTGAAATCATCTCTAGACCAGGTCATCGGAATCGGACGTTCTTGTTggaggccgcagcagcagcagacatGTCCACCACCGTGACCGTCTCGCCGCCGCCCGACTCTTTCGGCGATGCCCCGGCGGCACCCGGCACCTCCAGTTCCAACTTCACGCTGTTGTACATCATCATCGCGGTCCTGGCCGGCGTGATACTCTACATGGCCTTCCGTCATGGCCAGTCGGTCCTGGCCGAGTGGCGCCGGCTCCAGGCAGATGGCCACTCCGAGGCCGAGTCGTCCGGGACGAGGCTCGGGCTTAGCGTGGACGACATCGCCGCGCTGCCCACGTTCACGTACCGGGCGCGGGCCGCGTTGGCGTCGCCGCACGGTGGCGGCAGGAGCCGCAGCAAGGGGAGGACGCCGGGCCGGGCGGTGGAGTGCGTCGTGTGCCTGCAGGAGATGGAGGACGGCGACGTCGTGCGCGTGTTGCCCGCGTGCAGGCACTTCTTCCATGGCGGCTGCATCGACGCCTGGCTGCGCGCGCACTCGTCGTGCCCCGTGTGCCGCGCGCACCCGGAGCCCGAGCGCGCGCGGATGGCCGAGGCAGCCATGTCCCCGCCGCTGCCGCAGCTGCGACGGTGCGGCGTGTCACCGGAGCGGCCAACGGCATCGAGGGTCCTGGCGGACATCCTGGCGCGATCGCCGTTGAGAAACATCTATTCCTGCTCGACAAGTGGATTTGGGGAGAACATCATCGTCTCGAAATCACCATCGCCAAGGCTTCACATTGGGTCGAGGACTCCGTCTCCGACACCGCAGGTGTATGCCAGGGTGGACGATACATGCTCAAAGTCACCGCCTCCGGGGATATCAGAAATCGTGGTTGTCCCGTCCAAGTTGCCGTCGCCGATGAGGTTCAGCACAAGCAAGCAGTTGTCGGCGAGGAGCGTTGGAACATTGGAAAGCATAGAGGTGATCGCGTCAGCATCACCGTCACCGTCACCGGTGGAGGACGGTGGCGGTTCCCTGTCGAAGTCGCAGTAGCCGTCGCCGGTGCCACATCGAGTAATGGGTAGGGTAGTTGGAAGAGCGTGTGTTTTTTACTCTTTTATTATGATGAAAAAGGTTTTCtgtttgtttaattcatatctcaATATCCAACGGGGGCGAGTGATACTACAAAGGTTGTCTCTAGTCCTTCGGTGAGTGGTGATAAATTTAGATTTAGGGTAGATTCCATGTTGTGCTGTGTAACTACAACAGGGGCGCGGCACCTTAGTGACGATTACACTGGCTCTAATTTTTTTGCTATTCTTACTATGCCAAGAACAACTTTAAACTTGTGAGCAAATCGAAGAACAAAGCAAGAATAAGTGGGCAAGCAAACAGCACATACACCTTATCTAAGAGATGGAATATGCATCATGAATTTGGGGTTCTAGATACCAGCAGCCGGATGGGTCTAGATGAACACACGCGTTACAAATAAATAGCTAGAAGCTAAACTTTTATCTAAACATGAACTCAACCTAGTATTTATAGGTAAAACATAGCCAGAAGGCATGGGGAGCTGTAAACCCTTGCTTAGAATGTGCCTCTAGTGGGAGGACTCAGCCTATGACTGGAGGTCTAAACATCTTATGGTCGATTATGATCAACTCCAATGGAATTTGACCATGAGCTTAGATCCATTTGAAAAGTAGAGTTCAAGATCTTTCCAACAAGTATTCAAATACCTTCAGCAATGTCTAGAGTCAGAAGTTATGGGTGTTATGCGAACTGATCATAGATCAACTGGTAGGGTTTCTTGTGGTGGAACTTGCCCACCCGGGTTCAAGTCCTCGACCTAGCAAGGGTGCTCGCATTTTCCTtgatttattccaggatttaacaGCACTATATTTTCAATGGTAGGCGACGTCCCCGTCGACAGTGAGgtgcctgtggtgacttcgtgaatctcgtgATCCGTCGGCTCAGTCCTTTGGAGGTGCTCATTGGGttagggtttgcgtacgtgtgttcataggggtgagtgtgcgtacgTGTTGTGGGCGTCTACC includes these proteins:
- the LOC136526823 gene encoding putative RING-H2 finger protein ATL71: MPGASASTTAQYAGIAVFVAIVLYVLLDFTRRFFNSVFLTRRYDANADAVAARTGAGDAVARPARPRPVQALGLRPDDVAVLPTFTYRAASPDSRGRGDAKGAGASAVAAADCCSVCLHELREGALLRMLTTCKHYFHAECVDVWLLSHAMCPVCRGSPGPEKVRLGVAPLLPPLPQLRRFGEVAVAVSVSPEGGETSGAKNASSRSPSPVRSPMHFELMVANLAMSPSPTRSRTPDSRMCRTRTPSPATLESHDVGV
- the LOC136525200 gene encoding E3 ubiquitin-protein ligase ATL41-like, producing MSTTVTVSPPPDSFGDAPAAPGTSSSNFTLLYIIIAVLAGVILYMAFRHGQSVLAEWRRLQADGHSEAESSGTRLGLSVDDIAALPTFTYRARAALASPHGGGRSRSKGRTPGRAVECVVCLQEMEDGDVVRVLPACRHFFHGGCIDAWLRAHSSCPVCRAHPEPERARMAEAAMSPPLPQLRRCGVSPERPTASRVLADILARSPLRNIYSCSTSGFGENIIVSKSPSPRLHIGSRTPSPTPQVYARVDDTCSKSPPPGISEIVVVPSKLPSPMRFSTSKQLSARSVGTLESIEVIASASPSPSPVEDGGGSLSKSQ